From one Aquicella lusitana genomic stretch:
- a CDS encoding MFS transporter translates to MSSSKFSALAVVVCLLGASFYMYEFILQVSLGVMTNELMRDLSLNAASLGIVSAFFYYAYMPMQIPAGLLHDRFGPRRILTFAILVCAFGALFFSFSYSMWLASAGRFMMGMGAAFSFSGALMLIARWFPAGYFPVMTGVVQLMSSIGAITGELPLAIAIHRWEWRPTMLYLALLGIGLACLVWLIVRDFPPGHAATPYSPGDRHRPAHQGDAIRLSRVFGRMQSWWVALYSFLIWAPIAAFAGLWGVPFLSAAYHITIANASMACAAIWIGIGFGCPFIGWLSERIRRRLVVLTTCGVLGIIGSILTIFLSCLRPFFIFPFSC, encoded by the coding sequence ATGTCTTCTTCCAAATTTAGTGCCTTGGCCGTGGTGGTTTGCCTTTTAGGTGCATCATTTTACATGTATGAGTTTATTCTCCAGGTTTCGCTGGGTGTCATGACCAATGAATTAATGCGTGACCTGAGTCTGAATGCCGCGAGTCTCGGTATCGTGTCTGCCTTTTTTTATTACGCTTATATGCCTATGCAAATACCCGCTGGTCTGTTACACGACCGTTTTGGCCCCCGTCGCATTCTGACGTTTGCCATTCTGGTTTGCGCCTTTGGCGCACTTTTTTTCAGCTTCAGTTACAGCATGTGGCTGGCATCCGCCGGTCGGTTCATGATGGGCATGGGGGCAGCTTTTTCATTTAGCGGCGCCCTGATGTTAATTGCCCGCTGGTTCCCCGCCGGGTATTTTCCCGTGATGACAGGAGTTGTGCAGTTAATGAGCTCCATCGGCGCCATCACTGGAGAATTGCCGCTTGCAATCGCGATTCACCGCTGGGAATGGCGGCCTACGATGCTCTATCTTGCCCTGCTGGGGATAGGTCTTGCCTGCCTCGTATGGCTCATTGTGCGGGATTTTCCGCCTGGACATGCTGCCACCCCATATTCCCCAGGTGACCGCCACCGACCTGCCCATCAGGGCGATGCTATTCGCCTTAGCCGGGTGTTTGGCCGAATGCAGTCATGGTGGGTTGCCCTTTATTCCTTCCTGATTTGGGCGCCCATTGCCGCCTTTGCTGGCCTCTGGGGCGTGCCTTTTCTGTCTGCGGCCTACCACATTACCATCGCCAACGCTTCAATGGCCTGCGCTGCTATCTGGATCGGGATTGGCTTTGGCTGTCCTTTTATAGGATGGCTATCAGAGCGCATTCGGCGACGTCTGGTTGTTCTCACCACTTGCGGGGTGCTAGGTATCATTGGTTCCATTTTGACCATTTTTTTATCCTGCCTACGCCCCTTCTTTATCTTTCCCTTTTCATGCTAG